The Juglans regia cultivar Chandler chromosome 2, Walnut 2.0, whole genome shotgun sequence genome includes a window with the following:
- the LOC108986122 gene encoding uncharacterized protein LOC108986122: MNELEKRWESMKLTEEESKCIDLDDEIPEELKNKEDCSLVGKVWVERSISRMVIENTMAKVWRISRKAQFQEVGTNMFVMTFANQADKLRILQGRPWLFDNQMFVIMQLNGSIPPQKMDFSRERMWIQLHNLPLACMNKDRGVVMGETIGRVLEVETLVDGSGWGSFLRILTELDLKKPLARGRTITIKGQVLWIPVKYEKLPHFCFRCGCIIHDEVGCRGKDGEEIQFGAWMRAGVRAKFQKQGESRWSPTRNGVSIERGESAAIMKVKEVPQEQTVDKGGVETDSGFEQGREIGQETKGSEREESNLGSSPTFKGVKDITIESQETLSEEGREERSSLREEVENSIRETRGRGKTIGAWKRRAREQGDKTISHSVSSLSKRLFSPTVVGKEEVRGRKRQKSTSCEVLEESQLLVEAGGQPHQSL, encoded by the coding sequence ATGAATGAACTGGAGAAGAGGTGGGAAAGTATGAAACTAACGGAGGAGGAATCCAAATGCATCGATCTAGACGATGAGATACCAGAGGAATTGAAAAACAAGGAAGACTGTAGTCTGGTAGGGAAAGTGTGGGTGGAGAGAAGCATTAGTAGGATGGTGATAGAAAACACAATGGCAAAAGTATGGAGAATTAGTAGAAAAGCTCAGTTCCAGGAGGTTGGAACAAATATGTTTGTTATGACTTTTGCCAACCAAGCTGACAAACTACGTATTCTTCAAGGAAGGCCATGGTTATTTGATAACCAGATGTTTGTGATAATGCAGCTGAATGGATCTATCCCTCCACAGAAGATGGATTTCAGTAGAGAAAGGATGTGGATTCAGTTACACAACTTACCTTTAGCATGTATGAATAAGGATAGAGGAGTGGTGATGGGGGAGACTATTGGTAGAGTGCTGGAAGTGGAGACTCTGGTTGATGGAAGCGGATGGGGGTCGTTTCTTAGAATCCTAACAGagttagatttaaaaaaaccaTTAGCTAGGGGAAGAACTATTACTATAAAAGGGCAGGTTCTCTGGATACCTGTTAAATACGAGAAACTTCCTCATTTCTGCTTCAGATGTGGGTGCATTATCCACGATGAGGTAGGTTGCAGGGGAAAGGATGGGGAGGAAATACAGTTTGGTGCTTGGATGAGGGCTGGAGTGAGAGCTAAGTTCCAAAAACAAGGAGAGAGTAGATGGAGTCCAACTAGAAATGGAGTCAGCATAGAGAGAGGGGAATCAGCTGCTATAATGAAGGTGAAGGAGGTTCCACAAGAGCAGACTGTTGATAAGGGAGGGGTAGAGACTGACTCAGGGTTTGAACAAGGGAGAGAGATAGGTCAAGAGACTAAAGGAAGTGAAAGGGAAGAGAGTAATTTGGGTAGTTCACCAACATTTAAGGGCGTGAAGGATATTACTATAGAGAGTCAGGAAACATTAAGTGAGGAAGGGAGGGAAGAAAGGAGTTCTCTGAGAGAGGAAGTTGAAAATAGCATAAGGGAGACGAGGGGGAGAGGAAAAACCATAGGAGCCTGGAAGAGAAGAGCAAGAGAACAAGGTGACAAAACAATTTCTCATAGTGTCTCCAGCCTTTCAAAGAGATTATTTAGTCCAACTGTTGTAGGGAAGGAGGAGGTAAGGGGGAGGAAGAGGCAAAAAAGTACCAGTTGTGAGGTGCTTGAAGAGTCACAACTTTTGGTGGAGGCTGGTGGACAGCCCCACCAATCATTATGA
- the LOC108986128 gene encoding endoglucanase 1-like: protein MALSNTAFSKVMQILCLTLCSLTLLCSAFTSQDYSEALEKSILFFEGQRSGKLPSNQRLTWRADSGQSDGSSYHVDLVGGYYDAGDNVKFGLPMAFTTTLLAWSVIEFGNSMHNEIENARAAIKWSTDYLLKAATATRDTLYVQVGDPNMDHRCWERPEDMDTPRNVYKVSAQNPGSDVAAETAAALAAASIVFKDSNPSYSTKLLHTAMEVFDFADRHRGSYSDSLNSAVCPFYCSYSGYHDELLWGASWIHTASQNSTYLAYIMSNGHTLGADDDDYSFSWDDKRAGTKVLLSKGFLEKSAEELQLYKAHSDNYICSLMPGTSSFQAQYTPGGLFYKASESNLQYVTSTAFLLLTYAKYLSSNGGVATCGGSTVKAENLISQAKKQVDYVLGNNPAKMSYMVGFGERYPQHVHHRGSSLPSIHAHPDHIACSNGFQYLNSGSPNPNILVGAIVGGPDSKDNFSDDRNNYQQSEPATYINAPFVGALAFFSS, encoded by the exons atggctctTAGTAACACCGCATTTTCAAAGGTGATGCAAATTCTATGCTTAACTCTTTGTTCTCTCACCTTGCTTTGCTCTGCCTTCACTTCTCAAGATTACTCTGAAGCTCTTGAGAAATCCATCCTCTTCTTCGAGGGGCAGCGGTCAGGAAAGTTGCCATCAAACCAGAGGCTCACATGGAGGGCTGATTCTGGGCAATCAGATGGATCTTCATATCAT GTGGATTTGGTTGGGGGTTATTATGATGCTGGAGATAATGTCAAGTTCGGCCTACCAATGGCCTTCACCACTACACTATTAGCATGGAGTGTCATTGAGTTTGGTAACTCCATGCACAACGAGATTGAGAATGCCAGAGCTGCCATCAAATGGAGCACTGATTATCTTTTAAAAGCTGCCACTGCAACCCGGGATACCTTATACGTCCAA GTGGGAGATCCAAATATGGATCATCGCTGCTGGGAGAGGCCAGAGGATATGGATACGCCACGCAATGTCTACAAGGTATCTGCTCAAAACCCAGGATCAGATGTTGCAGCAGAGACGGCTGCTGCACTGGCTGCAGCTTCAATAGTATTCAAAGACTCCAACCCCTCTTATTCCACCAAATTGCTTCATACGGCTATGGAA GTATTCGATTTTGCAGACAGGCATAGAGGTTCTTACAGTGACTCTCTCAATTCAGCTGTCTGCCCATTTTACTGCTCTTACTCAGGCTACCAT GATGAGCTTCTTTGGGGTGCATCGTGGATTCATACAGCCTCACAGAACAGCACATACTTGGCTTACATCATGTCCAATGGCCACACCTTGGGCGCAGATGATGATGACTACTCTTTCAGCTGGGATGACAAGCGAGCCGGGACCAAAGTTTTGCTTTCCAAG GGTTTTCTAGAGAAGAGTGCTGAAGAATTGCAGCTATACAAAGCACACTCGGACAACTACATATGTTCTCTAATGCCCGGAACATCTAGTTTTCAGGCTCAGTATACGCCTG GGGGACTTTTCTACAAAGCAAGTGAAAGCAATCTGCAGTATGTTACTTCCACAGCTTTCCTCCTCCTAACATATGCCAAGTATCTTAGCTCCAATGGCGGAGTTGCCACATGCGGTGGTTCGACAGTCAAGGCAGAAAATCTCATTTCACAGGCAAAGAAGCAAGTTGACTACGTTTTAGGAAATAATCCGGCAAAGATGTCTTACATGGTCGGCTTCGGAGAGAGATACCCACAGCACGTCCACCATAGGGGCTCCTCTCTTCCTTCTATACATGCACACCCTGATCACATTGCCTGCAGCAATGGTTTTCAATACCTGAATTCCGGCTCACCCAATCCAAATATCCTTGTTGGAGCCATAGTTGGTGGCCCTGATAGTAAAGACAACTTCTCTGATGATCGGAACAACTACCAGCAATCTGAGCCAGCTACATATATAaatgcaccatttgttggtgctcttgctttcttttcttcttag